The stretch of DNA TCCTTCGGGTCATCAATGATGgtaaacaacaacaataatttgTCACTTGCATATGATGTAAAAGAGCTTCTTCATGAGGAAGGCATGGAAGTCCTTAACAAGAGAAGGACAGAGAGTTTAAAGAAGATTGAAGGATTACTTGCGGTAAACTTAGAGAGGAAAAGAATTAGGCCAGATCTTGTGTTGAGGTtgcaaattgaagaaaaaaagctTCGCCTTTTAGATCTTCAGTCACGTTTGAGGGATGAGATTGATCAACAGCAACAAGAGATAATGGCAATGCCAGATAGGCCATATCGCAAGTTTGTTAGGCTTTGTGAACGTCAGCGTGTCGAACTCGCTAGACAAGTGCAGGCATCTCAGAGAGCTTTTAGGGAGAAGCAACTAAAATCTATATTCCAATGGCGCAAGAAGCTTCTTGAAGCTCACTGGGCCATTCGGGACGCTCGTACTTCTCGCAACAGAGGGGTGGCCAAGTATCATGAGAGGATGTTGAGAGAGTTCTCAAAACGTAAGGATGATGACAGGAACAAGAGGATGGAAGCCTTAAAAAACAATGATGTTGACAGATATAGGGAAATGTTGCTGGAGCAACAGACTAGCCTTCCAGCTGAAGCTGCAGAGAGATACGCTGTACTTTCAACTTTCTTAACCCAGACTGAAGAGTATCTCCAAAAATTGGGAAGTAAGATAACTTTTGCCAAAAATCACCAGGAAGTGGAGGAGGCAGCAAAAGCTGCAGCAGCTGCTGCACGATTGCAGGCATGGTTCATTATTCTCCCTTCTcctgaaaattaaaaaagaaaaggaaaactcAAATGGCCTGGGAGAAAACTTGGACATTTGtgcgccttttgattttgttttccaTACAATCCATTTTTGAGATTTCGGTTTTATATGTTCAATAATGCAACATTTATAACTTCTTTTTGAAATcatgtatttattattgatccattatatattttatgattaaagGGTCTTTCTGAAGAAGAAGTCAGAATAGCAGCAGCTTGTGCTGGAGAGGAAGTGACGATTAGAAATCAGTTTACTGAGATGAATGCTCCAAAAGAAGGCTCATCTGTCAGcaagtgagtttttttttttttgtgcatcTCTAGTTTTGGGCTTTTGGCACAAGAATGCTTGAGGTCAGGTGTAATGTTGTACCGGCTTTTGGCTTGAAATGTACAAtactttttcataattttttaatgctGTCCTATTGTTTAtctaaattacatattttgaacattttaatGGTCATATAACATGTGTCCTATGCCTGCTGGTTACCATCGTTGGCTACATACCAGGTATTACAACCTTGCTCATGCTGTGAATGAAAAAGTTGTAAGGCAACCATCAATGTTGCGGGCTGGAACACTGAGAGACTATCAGCTTGTAGGTTTCTACAGTTAAtgaaattgtttatattttcttcttatCGTCTTCGAGTAAGTTTTTAAGGATGTGGTGTTATTTTATAAGGTTGGATTGCAATGGATGCTTTCTTTGtataacaacaaattaaatggAATTTTGGCTGATGAGATGGGTCTTGGCAAAACTGTCCAGGTTAGTATTATGTGTTGCTGTGTCCCCGTCTCTTAAAATGGGAGTGACCTCTATTGTGTGTTTTTCCAACTGAGtgttaatatttaaattcattATGTCATACATGAGAGGTATAAGAAGATTACTCttctgtttttaaattttatttaaactgTATAAATAACTACTATGATAGTTGCGCGCACCTCCTgtcaactaaaatattattcctTGTCCAGGTTATGGCGTTAATTGCCTACTTAATGGAATTTAAAGGAAACTATGGCCCACATCTTATAATAGTTCCAAATGCTGTTTTGGTTAACTGGAAGGTGAGCTTCAACTCTTTCATTTCAATAATATTCCCTTTCTTTGTGATTACGCATGCCTTAACCTTTAGGCTTTAACCCAAAAATTGCATTGACCCTGCAGAGTGAATTGCATACTTGGTTACCATCTGTGTCATGCATTTTTTATGTCGGATCGAAGGATCATcgatcaaaattattttctcaaGTAAGTGTTCGACTGTCTGTTGATGTATACTGTTAGTAATTCAATCAACGCTAAGGGTTTTGTTTGCAGGAGGTGATGGCTATGAAATTTAATGTCCTTGTGACTACTTATGAGTTCATCATGTATGACCGAGCAAAGCTTTCAAAAATTGATTGGAGATATATAATAATTGATGAAGCTCAGAGAATGAAGGATAGAGAGTCAGTTTTAGCTCGTGATCTTGATAGATATCGATGTCACCGACGCCTGCTTCTGACTGGAACACCTTTACAGGtctgttctgatttgatatgATATGCATTATTGCTGTGGTTTCTTATAAACTCATAGAATGTTTTAAACCCCACTCGAATCAAACGAACTATATGTTGAATTTTCCAGTTTTCTGTTATGTTGTGCAGCTGGTTTTAGACTAGACTCAGCTTTTGGCAAGCTAAGTCCTAGTCTTACCACGCCTTCCTGATTGCTGATGCTAAGATGTGGTTTGAGGCTTTTAGCCAAATAGAAATTCTTATGGTTCATGTAGCCAAATAGTTTTAAGGCATTTCATTGAAGCGTGgatgttaatttaattatgaataATCTCAAAATAGGTCCCTTGTTGTCACCATAACTTTGGGGTCAAGTATGTATGTCATATTATGGCAGTTGTGGCTGTGTAGTGGTCACTGTAATGTAGTCTAAGTTCTCTGACTAAAACTTCATAATTTTAATGAGTCTTTCTTTATAAAGTATGTaagttaatgtttaaaatattaactcTTGTTCTATATGTTAATTTCATGTATATGTAATTTTGCCGGTCGATAGATCAGAGATTCTCTGTGCATATATTGTTGATGAAATTTTAATGGTTTAATTTTCCCTGCAGAATGATTTGAAGGAACTTTGGTCACTTTTAAATTTACTTCTTCCTGAGGTTTTTGACAATAAGAAAGCCTTTCATGATTGGTTCTCGAAACCATTTCAAAAGGAAGATCCCACCCAAAATGCAGAGGATGATTGGCTTGAGACAGAGAAGAAAGTTATCATTATCCATCGACTTCATCAGATTCTTGAGCCTTTCATGCTCAGGCGTCGTGTTGAAGATGTTGAAGGCTCACTACCACCAAAGGTTTGACTACAACTCTTAACCTTTAACTCTACTTTGTGGCAAAATACTGATACAGGTGCAGCACTGCAGGTATCCATAGTTTTACGATGTAGGATGTCTGCTTTCCAGAGTGCCATTTATGACTGGATCAAATCAACCGGAACCCTTCGTCTTAATCCTGAGGACGAGCAACTTCGGATGCAGAAAAGTCCACTCTACCAGGCAAAGCAgtataaaactttaaataacAGATGCATGGAGCTACGTAAAACTTGCAATCATCCATTGCTTAATTACCCACAATTTAGTGACTTGTCTAAAGAATTTATGGTAAAATCTTGTGGAAAATTGTGGATGCTGGATAGGATCCTCATAAAACTTCAACGAACCGGTCATCGAGTTCTGCTGTTTAGTACCATGACAAGGCTGCTAGACATATTGGAAGAGTACCTGCAATGGCGAAGACTTGTGTACAGAAGAATTGACGGGACAACAACTTTGGATGACCGTGAATCAGCTATAGTGGACTTCAATAGCACTAATTCAGACTGTTTCATCTTCTTGCTTAGTATTCGGGCTGCTGGGAGAGGCCTTAATCTTCAGTCTGCTGACACAGTTGTCATCTATGATCCTGACCCAAACCCTAAAAATGAGGAGCAGGCTGTGGCCAGAGCTCATCGCATTGGACAAAAAAGAGAAGTCAAAGTTATCTACATGGAAGCTGTTGTTGACAAAATCTCTAGTCATCAGAAGGAGGATGAACTGAGAAGTGGAGGCACTATTGATATGGAGGACGAACTTGCAGGTAAGGATCGTTATGTAGGATCCATTGAGAGCCTCATAAGGAGCAATATTCAACAATATAAGATAGATATGGCTGATGAGGTTATTAATGCCGGACGTTTTGATCAAAGGACAACACATGAAGAGAGACGTTTGACTTTGGAGACATTATTGCACGATGAAGAAAGGTGTCAAGAAACTGTCCACGACGTTCCTTCATTGCAGGAGGTAAATCGCATGATTGCTAGGAACAAAGAGGAAGTTGAATTGTTTGATCAAATGGATGAAGAATTGGATTGGCTTGAGGAGATGACCCAGTATGATCAGGTTCCTACATGGCTTCGAGCCAATACAAGAGAAGTGAATGGTGCTATTGCTGCTTCATCAAAAAGGAAATCAAAGAACACTTTATCGAGTGATAGTATTGTTGTGGAATCCAGTGAAGTGGGTTCTGAAAGGAGAAGAGGACGGCCAAAGGGAAGTAAGCAACCTAGTTATAAAGAGTTGGAAGACGAAATTGAAGAATCCTTAGAAGCAAGTTCTGAAGAAAAGAATGAATATTCAGCACATGATGAAGGGGAGATTGGAGAGTTTGAAGATGATGGGTATAGTGGGGCTGATGCAGCTCAACCCACCGAACAAGATAAGTTGGAAGATGTTACTCCTCTTGATACCGAATATGAATTTCCTAGGTCTTCAGAAGGTGCTAGAAATAATCATGTGATGGATGAAGCTGGTACCTCACCATCGTCCGCAGATGGACAAAGATTGACACAAACAGTGTCACCATCAGTTTCCTCTCAGAAATTTGGTTCCTTGTCTGCTCTGGATGCCAGGCCAAATTCAGTCTCGAAAAGGATGGTACGTGGctttattttgtatattaaatattttattcttttgccAGGTAGTATTTTTGTTCTATTACACTCTGATTAATATATTCTGATAAATTTTACCAGGGAGATGAATTAGAGGAAGGGGAAATTGCAGTATCTGGTGAATCTCACATGAATCATCAACAGTCAGGCAGTTGGATTCATGATCGTGATGAAGGTGAGGAAGAACAAGTTTTGCAGCAACCCAAGATTAGACGTAAACGTAGTCTTCGTGGCCGGCCTCGTCAAATCATGGAAAGGCCTGAGGATAAGTTTGGTAGTGAAATGGCATCTCTTCAACGTGGAGAACCATCTCTTTTAGCAGACTATAAATGGCAATCGCAAACTAGGATTGACCCAGAATCAAAACCACTTGGAGATTCAAGTGCCAGCAAGCATGATAAGAATAAATCATTGTTAAAATATAAGCGAAATTTACCTTCAAGGAAAGTAGCCAATGCATCCAAATTACATGGCTCACCTAAGTCCAGTCATTTGAATTGCACATCCGCTGCTTCAGAAGATGGTGGTGAACGCTCAAGAGAAAGTTGGGCCCGGAAGCCTATCAATTCAAGTGGATCTTCAGCCCATTGCACTAAAATGACTGATATCATCCAGAGAGGGGTATGTGTCATAAAGTAATCAATGTTATGTCTACTTTTCTGCATCTAACAGAAACCCTTACTAATCACTttcacaaaattataaataaaatattaataatattacaaATAAGGTTTTTGGTATCTGATCACAGGTTTCTTTACCAGATATAACCTCGAAAATATTACTTTGTTATGTTTTTCACCGAAACTTTCTATTGGCTATGCAAATGGTTATCTCACCTTCTTTATGTTGAATAATCTATTTGGGTATGTTTCCTGTCATTGTTTTATCTTTCTGCTTACTCACAAATTCATACAACTTGTGCTGTCACAGTGCAAAAATGTAATTAGCAAGATCCAAAGGAGAATAGACAAGGAAGGCCATCAAATTGTACCTTTGCTGACAGATTTATGGAAGAGGAATGAGAACACTGGTGGTTCTGGGAACAGTCTCTTGGATTTAAGAAAGATTGACCAGCGGATTGATAGATTGGAGTACAGCGGAGTAATGGAGCTTGTGTTTGATGTGCAGTTCATGTTGAAGGGTGCAATGCATTTCTATGGGTATTCATATGAGGTGAGATTTCTTATCATTGTTCTAAATGGCTTTTGTAGAAACTTATACTAACCAATTGTATTTATGTTATCTTTTGGAGATGAAAATTAATTGGTGTCCAAAGATGGCTTAGCATTTTTTGTACCTAATTTCAGCTATATGACAAGTTGTATTTAAAAAGTTCATAATTTTTGCAAGATTATTTTAATAGTTCTATTTTCATAGATTTTTGCATGATTGAGATGGCGGTTGGATGTTGATAAATTGATTGATGAGACAAGGCTTGTTTATATATGATCTCTATTATTATCCACAGGTAAAATCTGAAGCAAGAAAGGTTCATGATCTCTTCTTTGACACCTTGAAAATTGCATTTTCTGATATTGACTTCGGAGAAGCAAGAAGTGCACTTTCTTTCTCTAATCAAATTTCTGCCAGCACCGTAGCATCCCCAAGGCAAGCGACTGTTGGTCCAAGTAAGAGGAAGAGAGGGAAGAATGATATGGAGACTGATCCATGCCCTGCACAAAAGTTGATGCAACGTGGATCCACTTCCAATGGAGAAAGTGGCAGGATCAAAGTCCAATTGCCACAAAAGGTATCAAGAACTGGAAGTGGTAGCGGCAGTGCCAGGGAGCAACTTCGGCAGGATAGCCCTTCACTGCTTGCTCACCCAGGTGAACTAGTTGTATGCAAGAAGAAAAGAAACGAAAGGGAAAAATCATCCGTGAAATGTCGGGCCGGATCAGCTGGTCCTGTTTCACCACCTAGCATGATTCCTGCTATGAGAAGTCCAACTCCAGGGTCAAGTTCAACCCCTAAGGCTGGCCATGCACAGAAATCAAATGGGTCTGGTGGGTTAATTGGATGGGCGAACCCTGTGAAGCGCCTTAGGACAGATTCTGGGAAGAGGAGACCAAGCCATATGTAGATTTTTCAAGTGATACAAAGGATGGTATATGATGGAAACATTGCTGTTAGTTTCAGGAAAGAATTTTAGTGGCCCTTTATCATTATAGAGTTCAGCATAAACTGTTAATAATATATAGAGTTAGGTCCTCCTTTGTATTTTAGAGCTACCTCCAATTGGGTTATATTACAGtgattaaaatttttgtttgggTATATCTGCATCTTGCAGGAACTGCTTTTACCTTAGATATATCTATTGAATCTCTTGTGTATAGTATAGTAACTTGCTGGCTCATATTAGTCCATTCAAGGGTTAATTATTAGTTTCTACATGGTCCTGCTTTCCCCATTGACAACAAACcctttcaaattatatatacacacacatgcTATGTTTGAGAGTTTGGANNNNNNNNNNNNNNNNNNNNNNNNNNNNNNNNNNNNNNNNNNNNNNNNNNNNNNNNNNNNNNNNNNNNNNNNNNNNNNNNNNNNNNNNNNNNNNNNNNNNNNNNNNNNNNNNNNNNNNNNNNNNNNNNNNNNNNNNNNNNNNNNNNNNNNNNNNNNNNNNNNNNNNNNNNNNNNNNNNNNNNNNNNNNNNNNNNNNNNNNNNNNNNNNNNNNNNNNNNNNNNNNNNNNNNNNNNNNNNNNNNNNNNNNNNNNNNNNNNNNNNNNNNNNNNNNNNNNNNNNNNNNNNNNNNNNNNNNNNNNNNNNNNNNNNNNNNNNNNNNNNNNNNNNNNNNNNNNNNNNNNNNNNNNNNNNNNNNNNNNNNNNNNNNNNNNNNNNNNNNNNNNNNNNNNNNNNNNNNNNNNNNNNNNNNNNNNNNNNNNNNNNNNNNNNNNNNNNNNNNNNNNNNNNNNNNNNNNNNNNNNNNNNNNNNNNNNNNNNNNNNNNNNNNNNNNNNNNNNNNNNNNNNNNNNNNNNNNNNNNNNNNNNNNNNNNNNNNNNNNNNNNNNNNNNNNNNNNNNNNNNNNNNNNNNNNNNNNNNNNNNNNNNNNNNNNNNNNNNNNNNNNNNNNNNNNNNNNNNNNNNNNNNNNNNNNNNNNNNNNNNNNNNNNNNNNNNNNNNNNNNNNNNNNNNNNNNNNNNNNNNNNNNNNNNNNNNNNNNNNNNNNNNNNNNNNNNNNNNNNNTTATGAGGATAAGCAAGGAATAAAGGAAAGGGGGAGGGTGAATAGTCCCCTCAACCTTGtgtaagattttatttttattcatt from Cicer arietinum cultivar CDC Frontier isolate Library 1 chromosome 3, Cicar.CDCFrontier_v2.0, whole genome shotgun sequence encodes:
- the LOC101512915 gene encoding ATP-dependent helicase BRM-like, with protein sequence MHSGGAGGPGRNPAGRAASTSSAAASPSSSSSAASHMGLDSLQQQQQMIGSSRQSFQQQLLRKPEGSEAVLAYQAGLQGVLGNNNYSSPNGMQLPQQSRNFFDLAQHGPNQGQGIEQQMLNPVQQAYYQYALQSSQQKSALAIQSQQQPKMEMGGPTSVKDQEMRMGNFKLQDLMSMQAVNHGQGSSSRSSSEHFSHGEKRIEQRQQLAPDKKNEGKTSMQGPAVGHFLPGNITRPVQALATQQSIPSAMNNQIAASAQLRAMQAWAHERNIDLSNPANANLVAQLLPLMQSRMVQQPKENNTNIGAQSSSVSVSNQQVTSPAVASEGSAHANSSSDVSAQVGSAKSRQVAPPSHLGLPVNAGVAGHSNDVAVQQFSLHGRDAQGSSKQSIVVGNGMPSMHPQQSSANMNLGADSSLNAKASSSGSGPEPAKLQYIRQLNQHASQAGGLTKEGGSGNYTKPQGVPSQMPQHINGFTKHQLHVLKAQILAFRRLKKGEGTLPQELLQAITPPPLDLQVQQPIHSAGGQGQEKSAGNTVAETPRQNESNAKDSQQSITSIDGNSSKQETFVRDQKSTGATVRMQAMPTVTKGSAGREEQQSVGCSAKSEQESEHEINRAPVRNELALDKGKAVASQASLTDTAQINKPAESSTVAQPKDMGPTKKYYGPLFDFPFFTRKHDSFGSSMMVNNNNNLSLAYDVKELLHEEGMEVLNKRRTESLKKIEGLLAVNLERKRIRPDLVLRLQIEEKKLRLLDLQSRLRDEIDQQQQEIMAMPDRPYRKFVRLCERQRVELARQVQASQRAFREKQLKSIFQWRKKLLEAHWAIRDARTSRNRGVAKYHERMLREFSKRKDDDRNKRMEALKNNDVDRYREMLLEQQTSLPAEAAERYAVLSTFLTQTEEYLQKLGSKITFAKNHQEVEEAAKAAAAAARLQGLSEEEVRIAAACAGEEVTIRNQFTEMNAPKEGSSVSKYYNLAHAVNEKVVRQPSMLRAGTLRDYQLVGLQWMLSLYNNKLNGILADEMGLGKTVQVMALIAYLMEFKGNYGPHLIIVPNAVLVNWKSELHTWLPSVSCIFYVGSKDHRSKLFSQEVMAMKFNVLVTTYEFIMYDRAKLSKIDWRYIIIDEAQRMKDRESVLARDLDRYRCHRRLLLTGTPLQNDLKELWSLLNLLLPEVFDNKKAFHDWFSKPFQKEDPTQNAEDDWLETEKKVIIIHRLHQILEPFMLRRRVEDVEGSLPPKVSIVLRCRMSAFQSAIYDWIKSTGTLRLNPEDEQLRMQKSPLYQAKQYKTLNNRCMELRKTCNHPLLNYPQFSDLSKEFMVKSCGKLWMLDRILIKLQRTGHRVLLFSTMTRLLDILEEYLQWRRLVYRRIDGTTTLDDRESAIVDFNSTNSDCFIFLLSIRAAGRGLNLQSADTVVIYDPDPNPKNEEQAVARAHRIGQKREVKVIYMEAVVDKISSHQKEDELRSGGTIDMEDELAGKDRYVGSIESLIRSNIQQYKIDMADEVINAGRFDQRTTHEERRLTLETLLHDEERCQETVHDVPSLQEVNRMIARNKEEVELFDQMDEELDWLEEMTQYDQVPTWLRANTREVNGAIAASSKRKSKNTLSSDSIVVESSEVGSERRRGRPKGSKQPSYKELEDEIEESLEASSEEKNEYSAHDEGEIGEFEDDGYSGADAAQPTEQDKLEDVTPLDTEYEFPRSSEGARNNHVMDEAGTSPSSADGQRLTQTVSPSVSSQKFGSLSALDARPNSVSKRMGDELEEGEIAVSGESHMNHQQSGSWIHDRDEGEEEQVLQQPKIRRKRSLRGRPRQIMERPEDKFGSEMASLQRGEPSLLADYKWQSQTRIDPESKPLGDSSASKHDKNKSLLKYKRNLPSRKVANASKLHGSPKSSHLNCTSAASEDGGERSRESWARKPINSSGSSAHCTKMTDIIQRGCKNVISKIQRRIDKEGHQIVPLLTDLWKRNENTGGSGNSLLDLRKIDQRIDRLEYSGVMELVFDVQFMLKGAMHFYGYSYEVKSEARKVHDLFFDTLKIAFSDIDFGEARSALSFSNQISASTVASPRQATVGPSKRKRGKNDMETDPCPAQKLMQRGSTSNGESGRIKVQLPQKVSRTGSGSGSAREQLRQDSPSLLAHPGELVVCKKKRNEREKSSVKCRAGSAGPVSPPSMIPAMRSPTPGSSSTPKAGHAQKSNGSGGLIGWANPVKRLRTDSGKRRPSHM